One stretch of Garciella nitratireducens DSM 15102 DNA includes these proteins:
- the dhaK gene encoding dihydroxyacetone kinase subunit DhaK: protein MKKIINKTENVVEDMLQGMVKAHPEYLKRISESNVLVRKKSPVKGKVALLSGGGSGHEPAHGGFVGLGMLDGAVAGEVFTSPTAEEVLKGIKAVDGGAGVLLIIKNYSGDVMNFEMAAELAQMEDISIEQVIVNDDVAVEDSTYTIGRRGIAGTIFVHKIAGAAAEKGWNLENVKRVAQKTIKNVRTMGMSLSPCIVPSSGKPSFEIEEDEMEFGLGIHGEPGIRREKIKSADEIADALLDNILKDMDLAKGDEVALLVNGLGGTPLMELYIVNKEANNLLKEKEVKVYKTMVGNYMTSLEMKGVSLSLLKLDEELKKLLDSKADTPAFKQL, encoded by the coding sequence ATGAAAAAAATTATCAATAAGACAGAAAATGTAGTAGAGGATATGCTTCAAGGAATGGTAAAAGCACATCCAGAGTATTTAAAAAGAATCAGTGAAAGCAATGTTTTGGTTAGAAAAAAATCACCCGTAAAAGGAAAAGTAGCATTATTAAGTGGGGGAGGTAGCGGACATGAGCCTGCTCATGGTGGTTTTGTTGGCTTAGGGATGTTAGATGGAGCTGTAGCAGGAGAGGTCTTTACATCTCCTACAGCAGAAGAAGTATTAAAAGGAATTAAGGCTGTGGATGGAGGAGCAGGAGTATTATTGATTATTAAGAATTATTCTGGAGATGTTATGAATTTTGAAATGGCTGCAGAATTAGCTCAGATGGAGGATATTTCAATAGAACAGGTGATAGTCAATGATGATGTAGCTGTAGAGGATTCAACTTATACAATAGGGAGAAGGGGAATTGCAGGAACTATTTTTGTTCACAAAATAGCAGGGGCGGCAGCTGAAAAAGGCTGGAATTTAGAAAATGTAAAGCGAGTTGCACAAAAAACAATAAAAAATGTTAGGACTATGGGAATGTCTTTAAGTCCTTGTATTGTTCCATCTTCAGGGAAACCTAGTTTTGAAATAGAGGAAGACGAAATGGAGTTTGGTTTAGGCATTCATGGAGAGCCAGGTATTCGTAGAGAAAAAATAAAATCTGCGGATGAAATTGCAGATGCATTATTAGATAATATTTTAAAGGATATGGATTTAGCAAAAGGAGATGAAGTAGCTTTACTGGTAAACGGCTTAGGAGGAACTCCATTAATGGAATTATATATTGTAAATAAAGAGGCAAATAATCTTTTAAAGGAGAAAGAGGTAAAAGTATATAAAACAATGGTTGGAAATTATATGACTTCTCTAGAAATGAAAGGAGTTTCTCTTTCACTATTAAAATTAGATGAGGAGTTAAAAAAATTATTAGATAGTAAGGCAGATACTCCAGCTTTTAAACAGTTATAA
- the dhaL gene encoding dihydroxyacetone kinase subunit DhaL — protein sequence MANTQLLIKIIRRMGEKIIENKDFLTELDRAIGDSDHGINMSKGFQTVNNKLEEVEDKDWGTILKTVAMTLLSNVGGASGPLYGTAFLRASTVVHGKTEICQQDVIHLFEKAIEGIKTRGKSDKGDKTILDALIPASNAIKEAYQQGEDSKTAFKRAEKAALEGVEYTKTIIAKKGRASYLGERSIGHQDPGATSTYIMIQSIREILEED from the coding sequence ATGGCGAATACACAGCTGTTAATAAAAATTATAAGGCGTATGGGAGAAAAAATTATAGAAAATAAAGATTTTTTAACAGAACTTGATAGAGCGATAGGAGATTCAGATCATGGTATTAATATGAGTAAAGGATTTCAAACAGTCAATAATAAATTAGAAGAAGTAGAAGATAAAGATTGGGGAACTATTTTAAAAACGGTAGCAATGACTTTATTATCAAATGTCGGAGGAGCTTCCGGACCTTTATATGGTACAGCTTTTTTACGGGCAAGTACAGTTGTTCATGGAAAGACGGAGATTTGTCAACAAGACGTCATTCATTTATTCGAAAAGGCAATAGAAGGGATAAAAACAAGAGGAAAATCTGACAAGGGTGATAAGACCATATTAGATGCTCTTATTCCTGCAAGCAATGCTATAAAAGAAGCTTATCAACAAGGAGAGGATAGTAAAACAGCATTCAAAAGAGCAGAAAAGGCTGCATTAGAAGGTGTAGAATACACTAAAACAATCATTGCTAAAAAGGGAAGAGCTAGTTATTTAGGAGAAAGAAGTATTGGACATCAAGATCCTGGAGCAACTTCTACTTATATTATGATTCAATCCATTCGAGAAATATTAGAAGAAGATTAG
- the dhaM gene encoding dihydroxyacetone kinase phosphoryl donor subunit DhaM: MIGLVIVSHSNKISNGIVDLCYQMAGKNIKIISAGGTSDGRIGTDPIFIKEAIEKANDGDGVVIFADIGSSIMSSELAIEMLEKDLQEKTYILDTPIVEGAVAVAVQACMSNDIQEILNVAEEARQTRKIS, from the coding sequence ATGATAGGGTTAGTAATTGTATCTCATAGCAATAAAATTTCAAATGGGATTGTAGATTTATGCTATCAAATGGCGGGGAAAAATATAAAAATTATATCAGCAGGGGGAACTTCTGATGGAAGAATAGGTACAGATCCTATTTTCATAAAAGAAGCCATAGAAAAAGCAAATGATGGGGATGGAGTAGTAATATTTGCAGATATTGGGAGTTCTATTATGAGTTCAGAATTAGCCATTGAAATGTTAGAAAAGGACTTGCAAGAGAAAACATATATTTTGGATACTCCTATTGTAGAAGGAGCAGTAGCGGTAGCAGTACAAGCATGTATGTCGAACGATATACAAGAAATCTTAAATGTAGCAGAAGAAGCTAGACAAACACGAAAGATCTCATAG
- a CDS encoding CD3072 family TudS-related putative desulfidase yields the protein MKRGRKIILVSHCILNQNTVVKPLARAKGAYTKIVEEILNHEIGIHQLPCPEFIYLGLQRKPMEKEEYDTSQYRSLCKNLSKTVLQIIKEYLKNGYEILGIIGIENSPSCDINGKKGIFMEELFNLLKQSNISLKTLDIPEEYEEGKNFSTLKNYCQSYKLWQ from the coding sequence ATGAAAAGAGGGAGAAAAATCATCCTTGTATCTCATTGTATTCTAAATCAAAATACCGTAGTAAAACCCTTAGCTAGAGCAAAAGGAGCTTATACAAAAATTGTGGAAGAAATTTTAAATCACGAAATAGGAATTCATCAACTTCCTTGTCCAGAATTCATTTACCTAGGATTACAGCGTAAACCTATGGAAAAAGAAGAATACGATACTTCACAATATCGATCCCTTTGCAAAAATCTTTCTAAAACTGTACTACAAATAATAAAAGAATATTTAAAAAATGGATATGAAATCTTAGGCATCATTGGTATAGAAAATAGTCCATCTTGTGATATAAATGGAAAAAAAGGAATTTTTATGGAAGAACTTTTTAATCTTTTAAAACAATCTAATATTTCATTAAAAACTTTAGATATTCCCGAAGAATATGAAGAGGGAAAAAACTTCTCTACCCTAAAAAATTATTGCCAAAGCTATAAGCTTTGGCAATAA
- a CDS encoding CD3073 family putative ECF transporter S component: MNRKTYPFIFSALGIAINIVLGSITSMLSIPFLFLDTLGTIFTAVIFGPFYGALTGGLTNVVQGILTNPKDIPFALVNIAVGLLVGFIAKKKTFHFFTALITGILLAVLCPLIGTPISIYLYGGITGDFNDIFFSWLVQSGQGIFTAAFIPRITSNLIDKIVSTLIVSFLLDRLPKNMTEGKAI, translated from the coding sequence TTGAATCGTAAGACATATCCATTCATTTTTTCTGCTTTAGGGATTGCCATCAATATTGTCCTTGGCAGCATTACTAGTATGCTAAGTATTCCTTTTTTATTTTTAGATACTCTAGGAACCATCTTTACTGCTGTGATATTTGGCCCCTTTTATGGAGCTTTAACTGGTGGATTAACAAATGTTGTTCAAGGAATTCTTACCAATCCAAAGGATATTCCTTTTGCATTGGTAAATATAGCTGTTGGTCTACTTGTTGGATTTATTGCAAAGAAAAAAACGTTTCATTTTTTCACTGCATTAATTACTGGAATCCTTCTTGCTGTTCTTTGTCCTCTTATTGGTACTCCAATTTCCATATATCTTTATGGAGGTATTACTGGAGATTTTAACGATATTTTTTTTAGTTGGCTAGTCCAATCCGGTCAAGGAATCTTTACTGCCGCCTTTATTCCGAGAATTACAAGTAATCTAATAGATAAAATTGTTAGTACTTTAATAGTATCTTTTTTACTTGATCGGCTCCCTAAAAATATGACTGAAGGAAAAGCTATATGA
- a CDS encoding helix-turn-helix transcriptional regulator: MDNFKKYGKMSIDHLFKIGEEMMSGRSNGKLKLLYIMKILLEKTDEDHPITVYEIIRNLQFYGISAERKSIYSDIDLLKEFGLDIICIKGKANQYFIGSREFQLPELKLLVDAVQSSRFITYKKSAELIKKIEKLCSIYQAKTLHRQVIVSDRIKNMNENIYYNIDVIHQGIQENKKIKFQYFDYTMEKKIAFRREGEYYTVSPYALSWSDNNYYLIAYYQRYNGISNFRVDRMKNVQVIEEARESREEFKDFDIVDYSNKIFYMYSGKTEMVELEFDASLINVVLDRFGKDVFIYHKRKNCFCIRTEIIIGDTFLGWLFMFGDKVRVLSPESLKKKIKQRTKKVLKLYE, from the coding sequence ATGGATAATTTCAAAAAATATGGGAAAATGAGCATAGATCATCTTTTTAAAATAGGAGAAGAAATGATGTCAGGTCGATCTAATGGAAAATTAAAACTTTTGTATATTATGAAGATTCTTTTAGAAAAGACGGATGAAGATCATCCTATAACAGTTTATGAGATTATAAGAAATTTACAATTCTATGGAATTTCTGCTGAGAGAAAATCTATATATTCAGATATCGATCTTTTAAAAGAGTTTGGATTAGACATTATTTGCATCAAAGGAAAAGCAAATCAATATTTTATTGGTTCTAGAGAATTTCAATTGCCAGAATTAAAACTTTTAGTAGATGCGGTTCAATCTTCTCGATTTATTACCTATAAAAAAAGTGCAGAGTTAATCAAGAAAATTGAAAAATTATGTAGTATTTATCAGGCAAAAACTTTGCATAGGCAAGTCATTGTATCAGATAGGATTAAAAATATGAATGAAAATATCTATTATAATATAGATGTGATTCATCAAGGGATTCAGGAAAATAAAAAAATAAAGTTTCAATATTTTGATTATACCATGGAGAAAAAAATTGCTTTTCGCAGGGAAGGAGAGTATTATACAGTAAGTCCTTATGCTCTTAGTTGGTCAGATAATAATTATTATCTGATAGCTTATTACCAAAGATATAATGGAATTAGTAATTTTCGAGTAGATCGTATGAAAAATGTACAAGTTATAGAGGAAGCAAGAGAGAGCAGAGAAGAATTTAAAGATTTTGATATAGTAGACTATTCTAATAAGATTTTTTATATGTATAGTGGAAAAACAGAAATGGTTGAATTGGAATTTGATGCGTCTTTGATTAATGTAGTCTTAGACCGTTTTGGAAAAGATGTATTTATTTATCATAAGAGAAAAAATTGTTTTTGTATTCGTACAGAGATCATCATTGGGGATACTTTTCTAGGCTGGTTATTTATGTTTGGAGATAAGGTGAGGGTTTTATCTCCAGAAAGTTTGAAGAAAAAAATAAAGCAGAGGACTAAAAAAGTTTTAAAACTTTATGAATAA
- the wecB gene encoding non-hydrolyzing UDP-N-acetylglucosamine 2-epimerase, whose translation MKKKIMIVFGTRPEAIKMCPLIKELKSRPIFEVIVCTTGQHREMLDQVLKSFSIIPNYDLSIMKQRQELFDITTNILNKIKEVLDYEQPDIVLIHGDTSTTFVTALACFYMHIPIGHIEAGLRTYNIQSPYPEEFHRQVVSIIAKYHFAPTERARKNLIQEGKDPSTIYVTGNTAIDALQTTIKSNYVHKQLQWASDSRLILITAHRRENLGVPMRHMFRAIRRIIDEYPDIKVIYPIHRNPKVREIANEIFYNYDRIRIIEPLDVVDFHNFLSRCYLILTDSGGIQEEAPSLGKPVLVMRDTTERPEGIEAGTLKLVGTEEETIYKNFKLLLENKNEYKKMSYATNPYGDGFASKRIADILERGESIQEIAVSKRD comes from the coding sequence ATGAAAAAAAAGATTATGATAGTATTTGGTACAAGACCAGAAGCTATAAAAATGTGTCCTTTAATAAAAGAATTGAAATCTAGGCCAATTTTTGAAGTTATAGTATGTACGACTGGTCAACATCGTGAGATGTTAGACCAAGTATTAAAGAGCTTTTCTATAATTCCTAATTATGATCTTTCAATTATGAAACAACGGCAGGAATTATTTGATATTACTACTAATATTTTAAATAAGATAAAAGAAGTATTAGATTATGAACAACCAGATATAGTATTAATACATGGAGATACTTCGACTACTTTTGTTACAGCATTAGCATGCTTTTATATGCATATTCCTATTGGTCATATTGAAGCAGGACTTAGGACTTATAATATTCAGTCTCCCTATCCAGAAGAATTTCATCGTCAAGTAGTAAGTATTATTGCAAAATATCATTTTGCTCCAACTGAAAGGGCTAGAAAAAATTTAATACAAGAAGGAAAAGATCCTTCCACCATTTATGTAACAGGGAATACAGCAATTGATGCATTACAAACTACTATAAAATCTAATTACGTACATAAACAATTACAATGGGCTTCAGATAGTAGATTGATTCTAATAACAGCTCATAGAAGAGAAAATTTAGGTGTTCCAATGAGACATATGTTTAGGGCAATTAGAAGAATTATTGATGAGTATCCAGATATAAAAGTAATATATCCTATTCATAGAAATCCAAAAGTAAGGGAAATAGCCAATGAAATTTTTTATAATTATGATAGGATAAGGATTATAGAACCTCTTGATGTAGTTGACTTTCATAATTTTCTTTCTAGGTGTTATTTAATTTTAACAGATAGTGGTGGAATTCAGGAAGAAGCTCCTAGTTTAGGAAAACCAGTACTGGTTATGCGAGATACAACCGAAAGGCCAGAAGGGATTGAGGCAGGTACTTTAAAATTAGTGGGGACAGAAGAAGAAACAATTTATAAAAATTTTAAATTATTACTAGAAAATAAAAATGAATATAAAAAGATGAGTTATGCAACAAATCCATATGGAGATGGATTTGCTAGTAAGCGAATAGCAGATATATTGGAAAGAGGAGAGAGTATACAAGAAATAGCAGTATCTAAAAGAGATTAA
- a CDS encoding helix-turn-helix domain-containing protein: MKLILDSKKRNISGSRIKIARLKNKMTQRELSIKLETLAVYIDRASISKIEQHKRIITDIELLALSKVLDVSVNWLLGLEE; this comes from the coding sequence ATGAAATTAATATTAGATTCTAAAAAGCGTAATATTTCAGGTTCTAGAATAAAAATTGCAAGATTAAAAAATAAAATGACGCAACGGGAATTATCAATAAAGCTTGAAACATTAGCAGTCTATATTGATAGAGCAAGTATTTCAAAAATCGAACAGCACAAAAGAATTATTACAGATATTGAACTCCTCGCTTTATCTAAAGTACTAGATGTAAGTGTAAATTGGTTATTAGGATTAGAAGAATAA
- a CDS encoding GGDEF domain-containing protein, with protein MNKKNAKIRQIIRIIINNKKKIVYSSIHHKKAYNLLVRLDVLNKLPKDFCIQYHHKNYWVIIDQFYIADQKYYIVIIDLSDFKCSRCNKVFIDLLTGLYNRNYWEQINNSSIYNYFDIQNIFLGLIDIDNLKEINDTLGHIAGDRAIKIVGRAIQKSIRKEDIGIRYGGDEFLILFFNQKQKETEKAIQRIREEIKRIAKTQQMEIQISVGTASYDSFQNIEDTIKMADKELYKEKRKKKKRKNNNESKKMKNKKSMR; from the coding sequence ATGAATAAAAAAAATGCTAAAATTAGACAAATCATTCGGATTATAATAAATAATAAAAAAAAGATTGTGTATAGTAGTATTCATCATAAGAAAGCTTACAATTTACTTGTAAGATTAGATGTTTTAAATAAGCTGCCTAAAGATTTTTGTATTCAATATCATCACAAAAATTATTGGGTAATAATCGATCAATTTTATATAGCAGATCAAAAATATTATATAGTTATAATTGATTTAAGTGATTTTAAATGTAGTAGATGTAATAAAGTATTTATAGATCTTTTGACGGGATTATATAATAGAAACTATTGGGAGCAGATAAATAATAGTTCAATTTATAATTATTTTGATATTCAAAATATTTTTTTAGGATTGATAGATATCGATAATTTAAAAGAGATAAATGATACTTTGGGACATATAGCAGGGGATAGAGCCATTAAAATAGTAGGAAGAGCTATTCAAAAGAGTATACGAAAGGAAGATATAGGCATACGATATGGAGGAGATGAATTCCTTATTTTATTTTTTAATCAAAAGCAGAAAGAAACTGAGAAAGCAATACAAAGAATTCGAGAAGAGATTAAAAGAATAGCAAAAACACAACAAATGGAGATTCAAATTAGTGTGGGAACTGCTTCTTATGATAGTTTCCAAAATATAGAAGATACTATAAAAATGGCGGATAAAGAATTGTATAAAGAAAAAAGAAAAAAGAAAAAACGAAAAAATAATAATGAATCAAAGAAAATGAAAAATAAAAAATCAATGAGATAG